The following are encoded in a window of Castanea sativa cultivar Marrone di Chiusa Pesio chromosome 9, ASM4071231v1 genomic DNA:
- the LOC142611069 gene encoding ribonuclease II, chloroplastic/mitochondrial encodes MMAVRAVNSCSIFRSASPPPFSAAVRCRFYHYRNLQFRRYSKLGFRFHAFRSERKLFGHGGVRSCSVHSLVDSVMEELEFMRKRKRVYAASKMGLTSSGELLEDKLANRVLEKGLLLEFKKDSDRVLLAVAQKPDGKKNWMVSDQNGVTSSIKPQQITYIVPGIENFDHTGISDFIQKAQDNLDPALLEFAWVELLENNKSVTAEELAEMIFGSAEPLESYCAHLLLSKDETYFSVLETKGSRSIYGPRPTVQVQELLRWKLAKEAAEQELQEFVQLLKSAKNMPSKAKPPKSSWLAEEKIRHKIESLESYAIDACKNDDQKKTAGMILKAMGLVKTASSAVNLLIDIGYFPVHVNLELLKLNIPTDHSDEIITAAESLLSESSDPDEIYRKDLTHLKVYAIDVDEADELDDALSATRLQDGRIKVWIHVADAARFVQPGSMVDREAMRRGTSIFLPTATYPMFPENLAMEGMSLKQGESCNAVTASVVLRSDGSIAEFSVDNSVIKPTYMLTYESASELLHLNLEEEIELKILSEAATLRLQWRQQQGAVDTATLEARIKVANPEDPEPVINLYVENQADPAMRLVTEMMLLCGEVIATYGSHNNIPLPYRGQPQSNIDVSLFQHLPEGPVRSSAIVRLMRAAEIDFRKPICHGILGLPGYVQFTSPIRRYMDLLAHYQVKAYLRGESPPFSAGQLEGLASTLNMHSRLAKRLFSSSLRYWILEYLRSQPKERKYHALILKFIKDRIAALLLVEVGFQASAWVSVGAQIGDEVEVRVDEAHPRDDFISLKEVI; translated from the exons ATGATGGCAGTCAGAGCCGTTAACAGCTGCTCCATCTTTCGCTCCGCTTCGCCTCCTCCTTTCTCCGCGGCGGTTCGGTGCCGATTCTACCATTACAGGAACTTACAGTTTCGCCGATACTCCAAGTTAGGGTTTCGGTTCCATGCATTCCGGTCCGAGCGGAAGCTTTTCGGCCATGGCGGTGTTCGGAGCTGTTCGGTTCACAGTCTCGTCGATAGCGTCATGGAAGAGCTCGAATTCATGCGCAAAAGGAAGAGAGTTTACGCTGCCTCCAA AATGGGATTAACAAGCAGTGGAGAGCTTCTTGAAGATAAGCTTGCGAACCGGGTGCTAGAGAAAGGGTTGCTGTTGGAGTTCAAGAAGGATTCTGATAGGGTCTTGTTGGCAGTTGCTCAGAAACCGGACGGCAAAAAGAACTGGATGGTGTCCGATCAG AATGGTGTCACATCCTCCATTAAACCTCAACAAATTACATATATTGTTCCGGGCATTGAGAATTTTGATCATACTGGGATTTCAGATTTTATTCAGAAAGCACAGGATAACTTG GATCCAGCACTTCTGGAGTTCGCTTGGGTTGAACTTCTTGAAAACAATAAGTCAGTGACAGCTGAAGAATTAGCAGAg ATGATTTTTGGTAGTGCAGAGCCCCTTGAAAGCTATTGTGCCCACCTTTTGTTATCAAAAGATGAAACATATTTCAGCGTGCTGGAGACAAAAGGTTCACGTTCTATATATGGGCCTCGACCTACTGTGCAG GTACAAGAACTTTTACGCTGGAAGCTTGCAAAGGAGGCGGCTGAGCAAGAACTTCAGGAGTTTGTACAATTACTGAAATCTGCTAAGAATATGCCTTCAAAAGCTAAACCCCCCAAATCTTCTTGGTTGGCTGAAGAGAAAATTAGACACAAAATTGAATCTCTTGAATCTTATGCCATTGATGCCTGCAAAAATGATGACCAAAAGAAGACAGCCGGGATG atCCTTAAGGCAATGGGACTGGTGAAAACCGCATCATCAGCTGTAAATCTCCTCATAGATATCGGTTATTTTCCCGTACATGTCAATCTTGAGCTCTTAAAGTTAAATATTCCTACTGATCATTCAGATGAGATAATAACAGCCGCTGAAAGTCTTCTGTCTGAGTCATCTGATCCAGATGAG ATTTACAGAAAAGATCTCACTCATTTGAAGGTTTACGCCATTGATGTTGATGAGGCTGACGAG CTTGATGATGCCTTGAGTGCAACCAGGTTGCAAGATGGCCGGATTAAAGTTTGGATACATGTTGCAGATGCAGCTAGATTTGTACAACCTGGGAGCATGGTAGACAG GGAGGCAATGAGAAGAGGAACTTCTATATTCTTGCCAACTGCCACTTATCCTATGTTTCCGGAGAACCTTGCTATGGAAGGAATGAGTTTGAAACAAGGAGAGAGCTGCAATGCTGTTACGGCATCTGTTGTGCTGCGTTCTGATGGCAG CATTGCAGAATTCTCAGTGGACAACTCAGTCATCAAACCCACCTATATGCTGACATACGAGAGTGCATCTGAACTACTTCATTTGAACCTGGAAGAGGAGATTGAACTGAAAATTCTATCTGAGGCAGCGACTTTACGGTTACAATGGCGGCAACAACAG GGTGCAGTTGACACAGCCACGTTAGAAGCACGCATCAAGGTGGCTAACCCAGAGGATCCAGAGCCTGTTATTAATCTTTATGTTGAAAACCAAGCAGACCCTGCAATGCGACTGGTCACTGAGATGATGCTACTCTGTGGGGAAGTTATAGCCACATATGGTTCTCACAACAACATTCCTTTACCCTACAGAGGACAGCCCCAGTCAAATATTGATGTGTCTTTATTTCAACATCTTCCAGAAGGACCCGTTAGGAGTTCTGCTATTGTTAGATTAATGCGTGCTGCTGAAATTGATTTCAGGAAGCCTATATGCCATGGGATTTTGGGACTCCCTGGTTATGTTCAGTTTACATCTCCTATTCGTAGATATATGGATCTTCTAGCTCATTATCAG GTCAAAGCATATCTTAGAGGCGAATCTCCTCCTTTCTCAGCTGGCCAGCTAGAAGGGTTGGCATCAACTTTAAACATGCATTCTAGATTAGCAAAGAGGCTGTTCAGCAGCAGTCTTCGGTATTGGATCTTAGAATACCTAAGGAGTCAaccaaaggaaagaaaatatcatGCATTGATCCTTAAGTTCATTAAAGATCGGATTGCAGCCTTATTGTTAGTTGAG GTGGGATTTCAAGCTTCTGCATGGGTGTCTGTTGGAGCACAGATTGGAGATGAAGTAGAAGTTCGGGTGGATGAAGCTCATCCACGTGATGATTTTATTTCTCTTAAGGAGGTTATTTGA